The nucleotide window CTTGGGAATTGATTGATGAATTGCAACGTGTATCAACTATTTTAGAGTTTTCAGGTCTTTTGGAAAATAAAGATACTGGAGGTTTAGTCCCTGCTTCGACTTTAAGTGGAACCCAATTCCTTCCTAGTTTATCAAATAAAAAATGGAGTAACCCCGCCACGCCAGAAAATGAAATAGGGAAAACACTCCAATTAGAAATAAAAAGGGCAAGGTTACGCGTTGAAATATTACGAAAGGGCAGCGATCCCTATGCGAAATATGAATTATTCCAAAGGCTAAATACCGGAGGGGCGAATTTATCCGAGCAAGAAGTTCGAAATTGTATCGCAGTAATGCTTAACCCTGATCTATATCACTGGCTTAAAAATTGCTCTGAACAATCTGCTTTTACTATTACTACAAATCAAACCGATGATGCCATTGAAAAACAGGCGAACATGGAACTTCTGCTGAAGTTCTTTGCTTATCGACATTATCCCTATCAGCCTGGAATGGACGTCCATGAACATTTGGACTTTGCAAACGTGGAACTTTGTAAGGCAGGGATTGACATTAAAGATGAAGGAAAAGTATTCTTGGATATATTTAATTTACTAAATGATGCCCTTGGAAGTAAAGCATTTAAAAAGTG belongs to Candidatus Pantoea soli and includes:
- a CDS encoding DUF262 domain-containing protein, yielding MSLEEEVILSKKQIISDGYDMSVGEVMNLYRDKELVISPDYQRLFRWELSQKTRFIESLLLGIPVPPIFVHQDEDGTWELIDELQRVSTILEFSGLLENKDTGGLVPASTLSGTQFLPSLSNKKWSNPATPENEIGKTLQLEIKRARLRVEILRKGSDPYAKYELFQRLNTGGANLSEQEVRNCIAVMLNPDLYHWLKNCSEQSAFTITTNQTDDAIEKQANMELLLKFFAYRHYPYQPGMDVHEHLDFANVELCKAGIDIKDEGKVFLDIFNLLNDALGSKAFKKWDGQDFKGKFLISLYEIITNGLQSNYDQIFAMQNPQERIDFVVEKIKKLWETDGFTKNSGAGVRGTTRLANLLPLSIEHFKV